One genomic window of Tenacibaculum tangerinum includes the following:
- a CDS encoding META domain-containing protein, which yields MRISNLISAMFIIILLQSCGSTQKVNEETFWVSGLKTPCSAGAGKAMCLNVAKADNLEEANWENFYAPIEGFNFKEGQLQKIKVSVEKLNASEVPADASSLKYTLKEVLETQPDNRVYLSGGWTLSRLKGGPLNRMVVVPTMNIQLDKKLISGNGGCNNYTMAIKNSNNTTLSLGAPAMTKKACMNKNVEPQFGEALSEINSYKADESNLTFYNESGEEVLAFVKNNTTAANMTIHDIWVAVAINGGPLNRMVKAPRLEVNLTDMRVMGNDGCNDFSGAIKSIDAQSITIAQIAKTEKMCIKMEVPSSFHKALNNISSYKVEEGKLMFYDTNNNEVLKFLKVD from the coding sequence ATGAGAATCTCAAATTTAATTTCGGCGATGTTTATAATCATTTTATTACAGTCTTGTGGAAGTACCCAAAAAGTTAACGAAGAAACTTTCTGGGTGAGTGGTTTAAAAACACCTTGCAGTGCAGGTGCAGGAAAAGCCATGTGTTTAAACGTTGCAAAAGCAGATAATTTAGAGGAAGCAAACTGGGAAAATTTTTATGCTCCTATCGAAGGATTTAACTTTAAAGAAGGACAACTACAAAAGATAAAAGTATCGGTTGAAAAATTGAACGCATCAGAAGTTCCTGCCGATGCTTCAAGCTTAAAGTATACGTTAAAAGAAGTATTAGAAACGCAACCTGATAACAGAGTATATCTTAGTGGTGGTTGGACATTGTCGCGACTAAAAGGAGGACCTTTAAACAGAATGGTAGTTGTGCCAACTATGAATATTCAGCTCGATAAAAAACTTATTAGTGGTAATGGAGGATGTAATAATTATACCATGGCTATTAAAAACAGTAACAATACAACCTTGTCTTTAGGAGCGCCTGCGATGACAAAAAAAGCCTGTATGAATAAAAATGTAGAGCCACAATTTGGAGAGGCATTAAGCGAGATAAACTCTTATAAGGCAGATGAGTCTAACCTAACGTTCTATAACGAATCAGGAGAGGAAGTGCTGGCTTTTGTAAAAAATAACACGACTGCTGCAAACATGACTATTCATGACATTTGGGTAGCTGTTGCCATTAATGGAGGTCCGTTAAACCGAATGGTAAAAGCTCCAAGATTAGAGGTGAATTTAACTGACATGAGAGTAATGGGGAACGATGGATGTAATGATTTTTCGGGAGCCATCAAATCGATAGATGCTCAATCAATTACTATAGCACAAATTGCTAAAACTGAAAAAATGTGCATAAAGATGGAAGTTCCTTCTAGCTTTCATAAAGCATTAAATAACATTTCAAGCTATAAAGTAGAAGAAGGAAAATTAATGTTTTACGATACTAACAATAATGAAGTTTTAAAATTTTTAAAAGTAGACTAA